The DNA region AATGTCTGGAGTAAAAATAGCAAGGACATGACAAACAAAGGAATCATTTGGTAAGTTATTACAGACATAAGCCATACGATACAGTCTAAAAAGTAAACATGTGTTTGAAAAAGTAGCCTAATAGTAAAAAATTAAACGTATGCCCAGTTTTCAGAACAATGTTAACCGTTATAAAGACAAGCAACAGAATAGCCTCGAAAATTCCacgagccaaacattttgcgAAAGATTTGCGTcagcaaaattttctaaaacgtAATACTTGCATAACACTTGAACGAGATGATCCGCCATTTAGATCAATTTGCTTGATATAAAAAGGCTGAGCCCGCCTTCACCAGCTCATCAGGCAGCTTTAATCGTTCAGGATGAAGGGACTCACTGTACTAGCGGTGGCAATCTTCTTTGCCGGCTGCGCCGTAGCTCAAAACATCACCACAAAAACACTTGCCAACGGAACGGTGATCGAGTACATCGAGTACGTCGAATACACGGAGTACACCTACGATGACCCGACAAGTACGTCCTCCGGAAGTAGCTCCTCCTCTTCTTCATCCGGTAGCCAGACCTCGTCGGGATCTTCCACCTCAACCGGAGGCCAGACCGTGACGACCACCACCACAACCGGAGGACAGAGCACCTCTTCGGGATCGCAAACGTCCACTTCCGGCGGATCCAGCACTTCCACGTCGTCCGGATCGCAGACCACCTCAACGGGATCGTCCGGATCCGGCAGGGTTGTTAAGAAATCGATGAAGAAATCTGGCGGAAAATCTTCGTCGGAGTCTCACGGTGCTTCACGTTCGTCTGGATCAGCGAAACTGGGTGGACGTAAAATGACGAAGACTGTGTCGATGAAAGCTGGTGGTGGACGGTCTGCGGAATCCAAGGAAGGTAAACGTTCTGCTGGAGGTATGCGATCGGCAAGTCAGTCAACTGTGAAGCAAGTTTCGATGAAGATGGGAGGAGGTGGACGTTCTCATGAGGCTCGTGGAGCCGGAGGTGCGCAATCGGCCGGTCAAGCTTCTCTGAAGCAAGTTTCCATGAAGGCAGGAGGTGGACGATCTCATGAGGCTCGTGGTGGATCAGCTGGAGGTGTGCAAACCGGAAGTCAATCGATTACGAAAACATCTTCAATGAAGGTATCTGGAGGAAGATCATCAGAGATCCGTGGACCTCGTCCAGCTGGAGGTGTGCAATCCGCAAGCCAAACGATTGTGAAATCATCTTCGATGAAGGTGTCTGGAGGAAAATCTTCGGAATCTCGTGGTCGCCAAACCGGAGCAGTTCAGTCGACAGCTTCACTGAAGCAAGTTTCGCTCTCTCGTCCTGCTGGAGGAATCCAGTCCGCTGGTCAAGCCGCTCAAGTTTCGACTAAGACCGCTGGAGGGCGCTCTTCGGAATTCCGTGGAGCTTCGCGTTCAACTGGATCTTCGCGATCGACACAATCGGTAACCAGGACATCTTCGGGATCTGCCGGAGGACTGAGATCGGCTGGAAGTCAAACCATTGTCAAGTCAGCTGGTGCAAAGACCGTTACGTCCGGAGGACAGGTTGCTTCTTCGCGAACAATTGGAGGATCTTCCTCCTCTTCGTCGAGAACTCAATCTTCTGGATCAAAGGGAGGTGAGACTTATGAGACGTACGAAACCTACGAGACGGTTTACACTGATGCTTAAGTGTTAGCATGAAACTGTTCAGAAAAAAGAAACTGTCATCAAAATAGTCTTTTTTCTTGCAAATGTAAACCAaatctaaaataataaattgaatgTTTCTGTAAGTCCATTTTTTCACAAAGTTTCAAATTTCATAAGCACAAAACACTGACTCAGACTCAAGATCCCTGGACAAGTTCCCACCTAAACCACTGTGTGTGGTCCTGCCGCACAGGAATCGGCGGTCATCAATCACGTTGACATCGAGGAAAACGCAGCGGCTTCTTTGGCGGAGAAGTTTAGCTGTTAGTTCCCAAGGGGAGGGGAACCTTGATATTGCACATTAACCTCACCCAAGCAGTGCCAATGAACTGCATCGCGGTTCTGCGGAGTGCAATAAAATTATGGCTCACACTATTAGTCATTTTGCGCCGGTGCTGGTGTTGAAGATTCCCTCGTGTTGAAGGATCTGTCTGAGGTCGGTTGAAACGGCTGGGAATACATGGTTATCCCCTGGGATGTAGTTTGTCATTTGGGTGACTTACTGAAGATGCAACTATTTATGGTTTCGTGGGTGCAACGACATTGTTAATTTTCCTGGTATTTAACTTTATTCGAAttatccaatcaaatttacatttaaacCGCAATGTTTACTTTGGAA from Culex quinquefasciatus strain JHB chromosome 3, VPISU_Cqui_1.0_pri_paternal, whole genome shotgun sequence includes:
- the LOC119769647 gene encoding uncharacterized protein DDB_G0271670-like, translated to MKGLTVLAVAIFFAGCAVAQNITTKTLANGTVIEYIEYVEYTEYTYDDPTSTSSGSSSSSSSSGSQTSSGSSTSTGGQTVTTTTTTGGQSTSSGSQTSTSGGSSTSTSSGSQTTSTGSSGSGRVVKKSMKKSGGKSSSESHGASRSSGSAKLGGRKMTKTVSMKAGGGRSAESKEGKRSAGGMRSASQSTVKQVSMKMGGGGRSHEARGAGGAQSAGQASLKQVSMKAGGGRSHEARGGSAGGVQTGSQSITKTSSMKVSGGRSSEIRGPRPAGGVQSASQTIVKSSSMKVSGGKSSESRGRQTGAVQSTASLKQVSLSRPAGGIQSAGQAAQVSTKTAGGRSSEFRGASRSTGSSRSTQSVTRTSSGSAGGLRSAGSQTIVKSAGAKTVTSGGQVASSRTIGGSSSSSSRTQSSGSKGGETYETYETYETVYTDA